The Methanocella arvoryzae MRE50 genome includes a region encoding these proteins:
- a CDS encoding TldD/PmbA family protein: MIDANKLVDLAIRLGASDAEVYAASGKIITVETEHGELGHAEESISEGAGIRVIVDGAEGYSSSNDPFRFEDAVKAAIVCAKARPKDPALKGLPLKPQAYPGVSGIYDQRVADISLDQCVDLAAGMIRAAKEDKGTSVTAAKFSSVVSDTVIANSNGVLVEDRETVVMGYVDVIIKEDGQVSTGFEYDVARSLSLDLGSVGTRASKLARDSLGSSHVSEQTSDVLLGPFAFGDLLESTLLSSVSAENVQKGRSGLAGRVGEKIAVPELTIVDDGLLTGGLGTSKSDDEGVPSQRTEIVTDGTLTSFLYDSYTAGKEGRESTGNAVRGSYSTPPKIGARNVLFEFPRSDVIKETKKGIYVNSVIGAHTANPITGDFSVECRNAFVVENGVMVKPVKSLMLSGNVFDLLKKIDGMGKDDRLTGAIISPTVRVKEMRVTPGA; the protein is encoded by the coding sequence ATGATAGACGCCAACAAGTTAGTCGACCTGGCGATCAGGCTGGGAGCGAGCGACGCCGAAGTCTACGCGGCCTCAGGAAAGATCATCACTGTAGAGACTGAGCACGGCGAATTAGGGCACGCGGAAGAGAGCATTTCCGAAGGGGCGGGTATCCGGGTGATCGTCGACGGGGCGGAGGGCTATTCTTCCTCCAACGACCCGTTCAGGTTCGAGGACGCAGTCAAAGCTGCCATCGTCTGTGCAAAGGCAAGGCCGAAGGACCCGGCGCTGAAAGGTTTGCCTCTCAAGCCTCAGGCGTATCCGGGCGTATCTGGCATTTACGATCAAAGGGTGGCCGACATCAGCCTCGACCAGTGCGTAGACCTCGCCGCCGGCATGATCAGGGCGGCAAAAGAGGATAAGGGCACATCAGTCACTGCCGCCAAGTTCTCCAGCGTGGTGAGCGACACAGTCATCGCCAACTCGAACGGGGTCTTAGTCGAAGACCGGGAAACCGTGGTCATGGGCTACGTGGACGTCATCATCAAGGAAGACGGCCAGGTCTCCACCGGCTTCGAGTACGACGTAGCACGATCACTGAGCCTCGACCTCGGCTCGGTCGGCACCAGGGCCTCAAAGCTCGCCCGGGACTCGCTGGGCTCGTCACACGTGAGCGAACAGACTAGTGACGTACTGCTCGGCCCCTTCGCCTTCGGCGACCTGCTCGAGTCCACGCTGCTATCGTCGGTCAGCGCGGAGAACGTCCAGAAAGGGCGCTCCGGCCTCGCGGGCAGGGTCGGGGAAAAGATCGCCGTGCCGGAACTGACCATAGTGGACGACGGCCTGCTGACAGGGGGGCTGGGAACGTCGAAGTCCGACGACGAAGGCGTGCCGTCGCAGCGCACCGAAATCGTGACCGACGGAACGCTCACATCCTTCCTGTACGACTCTTATACGGCAGGCAAGGAGGGCAGAGAGTCGACCGGCAACGCCGTCAGAGGATCGTACAGCACCCCGCCTAAAATCGGCGCCCGCAACGTCCTGTTCGAGTTCCCGAGAAGCGACGTGATCAAGGAGACTAAGAAAGGTATCTACGTCAACTCCGTGATCGGCGCCCACACCGCCAACCCCATCACCGGCGACTTCTCCGTCGAATGCCGCAACGCCTTCGTAGTGGAGAATGGGGTCATGGTAAAGCCCGTCAAGTCCCTCATGCTTAGCGGCAACGTCTTCGATCTGTTGAAGAAGATCGACGGCATGGGCAAAGACGACCGGCTGACCGGCGCCATCATATCGCCGACTGTAAGGGTCAAGGAGATGCGCGTCACACCTGGCGCATAG
- a CDS encoding pyridoxamine 5'-phosphate oxidase family protein gives MKLVSSDRKRRGMSLDAITDFLNSAPVGRMATINPDGTPYVLPLHFAFEDDRIYVHCALEGKKLDNLRRNPAVCFEADEVLDVQIVSEKPCASGTYYRSVIANGQAAIVDDPARKRHILQVLMDKYAWGRKRGEMSDEAIDETCVVEIMVEEISGKARLP, from the coding sequence ATGAAACTTGTATCCAGCGACCGCAAGCGCCGGGGCATGTCCCTGGACGCCATCACCGATTTTTTGAACAGTGCACCAGTAGGGCGGATGGCGACGATTAACCCGGACGGCACACCGTACGTGCTTCCGCTCCACTTCGCCTTCGAAGACGATCGAATATACGTGCACTGCGCTCTTGAGGGTAAAAAGCTGGACAACCTGCGCAGGAATCCGGCCGTATGCTTCGAGGCCGACGAAGTCCTTGACGTTCAAATCGTCTCTGAGAAGCCCTGCGCGAGCGGTACGTATTACCGCAGCGTCATCGCAAACGGGCAGGCTGCAATAGTCGACGATCCCGCCCGGAAGAGGCATATCCTGCAGGTCCTCATGGACAAGTATGCCTGGGGACGGAAACGCGGGGAAATGTCGGACGAGGCGATAGATGAGACCTGTGTCGTCGAGATCATGGTCGAGGAGATCAGCGGCAAGGCCCGGCTGCCCTGA
- a CDS encoding PFL family protein, with protein MIYSIEEILETVDMIQAQHLDIRTVTMGINLRGCISPDIDTMRDNVYETITTRAKSLVSEARAVEAKFGIPIVNKRIAVTPIANILDAAVAGLSEDEAVDAAVTIARTLDRAAKQLEIDFIGGYGALVHKGFTVGDSALINSIPKALTSTDRVCSSINVATTKSGINMDAILLMGHVIKKTAAIDPIGCAKLVVFANAPTDNPFMAGAFHGDGEPETVINVGISGPGVVRAVLAKMPDADLGQLSETIKRTSFKITRMGELVGREMAERLNVPFGIVDLSLAPTPAEGDSVANILEVMGLERCGTHGTTAALALLTDAVKKGGAMATSYTGGLSGAFIPVSEDAGMVEALKAGAIGIDKLEAMTSVCSVGLDMIVVPGDTEPETLSAIIADECAIGMVNNKTTGVRIIPAGKEGEYVEFGGLLGGSPVMALNRHSSAGFVRRGGRIPAPIQSFRN; from the coding sequence ATGATATACTCCATTGAGGAGATCCTCGAGACCGTCGACATGATCCAGGCCCAGCACCTGGACATCCGCACGGTCACCATGGGGATCAATCTCCGGGGGTGCATATCCCCCGACATCGACACGATGCGGGATAACGTCTACGAGACTATTACGACGAGGGCGAAAAGCCTGGTCAGCGAAGCCAGAGCCGTAGAGGCTAAGTTCGGCATTCCCATCGTCAACAAGCGCATAGCAGTCACCCCGATTGCCAATATCTTAGATGCCGCAGTGGCCGGCCTGAGCGAGGACGAGGCGGTCGACGCCGCAGTCACCATCGCCAGAACTCTCGACAGGGCGGCCAAACAGCTCGAAATCGACTTCATCGGCGGGTACGGCGCCCTCGTCCACAAAGGCTTCACAGTAGGCGACTCGGCCCTCATCAACTCGATCCCGAAGGCACTTACTTCGACGGACAGAGTATGCAGCTCGATCAACGTTGCCACCACGAAGAGCGGCATCAACATGGACGCCATCCTGCTGATGGGCCACGTGATCAAGAAGACTGCAGCCATCGACCCGATAGGCTGTGCCAAGCTGGTCGTCTTCGCCAACGCCCCCACGGACAACCCGTTCATGGCCGGTGCCTTCCACGGGGACGGCGAGCCCGAGACCGTCATCAATGTCGGCATCTCGGGCCCCGGAGTGGTCAGGGCAGTGCTGGCGAAGATGCCGGACGCAGATCTGGGGCAGCTATCCGAAACCATCAAGCGGACATCCTTCAAGATCACCCGCATGGGCGAACTGGTCGGCAGGGAAATGGCCGAGCGGCTCAACGTGCCCTTCGGCATCGTAGACCTCTCCCTCGCCCCCACCCCGGCGGAGGGCGACTCGGTAGCGAACATCCTCGAAGTCATGGGCCTGGAGCGGTGCGGCACCCACGGCACCACCGCAGCTCTCGCGTTGCTGACCGACGCCGTCAAGAAAGGCGGCGCCATGGCTACCTCGTACACCGGCGGCCTCTCCGGCGCATTCATCCCGGTCAGCGAGGACGCGGGCATGGTGGAAGCCCTCAAGGCAGGCGCCATCGGCATCGACAAGCTCGAAGCCATGACCAGCGTCTGCTCCGTCGGCCTCGACATGATTGTAGTACCTGGAGATACCGAGCCGGAGACGCTTTCCGCCATTATAGCCGACGAGTGCGCGATAGGCATGGTCAACAACAAGACCACCGGCGTCCGCATCATACCGGCCGGCAAAGAAGGAGAGTACGTCGAGTTCGGCGGCCTGCTCGGCGGCAGCCCCGTCATGGCTCTGAACAGGCACTCCTCGGCGGGCTTCGTCCGCAGAGGGGGCAGAATACCTGCTCCGATCCAGAGCTTTAGAAACTAA
- a CDS encoding ACT domain-containing protein gives MQKSTKERAVITVTGIDHPGIIAAITRALADLNINIEDLSQTIVQGLFTMILIADITDHDLGKLQETMQKLGKEQGVQITVQHENIFKFMHRV, from the coding sequence ATGCAAAAATCCACTAAAGAGAGAGCCGTTATCACCGTCACAGGTATCGACCACCCCGGCATCATCGCCGCGATCACCAGGGCGCTTGCAGATCTCAACATCAACATCGAAGACCTGAGCCAGACGATCGTACAGGGCCTGTTCACGATGATCCTCATTGCAGACATCACCGACCACGACCTGGGGAAGCTGCAGGAAACCATGCAGAAGCTGGGAAAAGAGCAGGGCGTCCAGATTACGGTGCAGCACGAAAACATCTTCAAGTTCATGCACAGGGTGTAA
- a CDS encoding methyltransferase domain-containing protein — translation MSQLVFELSGEHDTLPKSEVIACIEAHGWQYTVKGSYDQALILETDADPGVLARRLALTHSILELIFVAPSEPEEILKMAETADLKLKYGQSFVVRVSRVKNYGGISATFERKLGAAIWRRGYPVSLENPDVMFRAIVTEGVCIFGRRLAETDRRGFDERAPLKKPFFLPGVLMPRISRAVVNLTRISEGWILDPFSGTGGTLVEAGLISPDIHVVGCDIQKKMVYGTRKNLRHYGTNYDVIWEDSLRMGIKDDSVDAMVTDFPYGQSTPIAAASIDAFYTGALREMFRVLKPGCRAVVVSKAPMEKLLTDAGFTVIETHRQRIHKSLTRNFAVITKS, via the coding sequence ATGAGCCAACTAGTTTTCGAGCTTTCGGGGGAGCACGACACGCTGCCGAAGAGCGAGGTCATCGCGTGCATTGAGGCACACGGCTGGCAGTACACAGTAAAGGGCAGCTATGACCAGGCGCTCATCCTGGAGACCGATGCTGACCCGGGCGTTCTCGCCCGCAGGCTGGCGCTCACCCACAGCATCCTCGAGCTGATCTTCGTAGCTCCGTCAGAGCCCGAAGAAATCCTGAAGATGGCAGAAACTGCCGATCTGAAGCTGAAATACGGGCAGAGCTTCGTCGTCAGGGTGAGCAGGGTGAAAAACTACGGCGGCATTTCTGCCACATTCGAAAGAAAGCTCGGCGCAGCTATCTGGCGCCGCGGCTACCCTGTCAGCCTCGAAAATCCCGACGTCATGTTCCGGGCGATCGTGACAGAAGGCGTGTGTATCTTCGGGCGACGGCTGGCAGAGACAGACCGGCGGGGGTTCGACGAAAGGGCGCCGCTGAAGAAGCCGTTTTTCCTTCCCGGCGTGCTGATGCCCCGCATCTCCCGGGCAGTCGTAAACCTCACCCGGATCAGCGAAGGCTGGATACTCGACCCGTTCTCCGGCACCGGGGGCACGCTGGTTGAGGCCGGCCTCATCAGCCCGGACATCCACGTGGTGGGCTGCGATATCCAGAAGAAGATGGTCTATGGCACCCGCAAGAACCTGCGCCACTATGGTACGAACTACGACGTGATCTGGGAGGATTCCCTACGAATGGGCATCAAAGACGACTCAGTCGACGCCATGGTCACCGATTTCCCCTATGGACAGTCCACCCCCATCGCCGCCGCTTCAATAGATGCATTCTACACCGGAGCGCTCAGAGAGATGTTCCGGGTGCTGAAACCCGGTTGCCGGGCGGTCGTCGTCTCGAAAGCGCCGATGGAAAAACTCTTAACCGATGCTGGCTTTACTGTCATTGAAACGCACAGGCAGCGCATTCACAAAAGCCTGACGAGAAATTTCGCAGTCATCACTAAATCCTGA
- a CDS encoding sensor histidine kinase: protein MRIFIKDITEQRKLEAAFKESEKRLRMITDSMMDVVSVTDIAARYQYISPSAERVLGYKPEEMIGKPALFYMHPLDAPRVAAVIQEHLSKGLPGRIVLRFRHADGHYVWLEAAGDLLYDDEGRLTGAILSSRDISDRKAAEEQLNNSLKEKEVLLKEIHHRVKNNLQIISSLLNLQSAYIKDDRDLHIFKDCQNRVRSMALVHEKLYRSESLSKIDFGEYVRSLAGTLYNSYGATQEQIRFDLDIKDIFLDVDAAIHCGLLVNEIISNSFKHAFPGGRKGRVWVNMKEDARGIDMVIGDDGVGLPEDMDIYNTGTLGIQLVTSLAAQIGGDLTLDRSNGTVYRIRFNPQK, encoded by the coding sequence ATGCGCATTTTCATCAAGGACATCACCGAGCAGAGAAAGCTGGAGGCCGCCTTTAAAGAGAGCGAAAAGCGGCTCCGCATGATCACCGACAGCATGATGGACGTGGTCAGCGTCACGGACATCGCCGCCAGGTACCAGTACATCAGCCCCTCTGCGGAAAGGGTCCTGGGGTACAAGCCTGAGGAGATGATCGGAAAGCCAGCGCTGTTCTACATGCACCCCCTGGATGCCCCTAGAGTGGCGGCGGTGATTCAGGAACACCTGTCCAAAGGGCTGCCCGGCAGGATCGTGCTCCGGTTCAGGCACGCTGACGGCCATTACGTCTGGCTGGAAGCGGCAGGGGATCTGCTGTACGACGACGAAGGCAGACTGACGGGGGCTATACTGTCCAGCCGTGACATATCGGACCGGAAAGCTGCCGAGGAACAGCTTAACAATTCGCTGAAAGAGAAGGAAGTCCTCCTCAAAGAGATCCACCACAGGGTAAAAAACAACCTGCAGATCATCTCCAGCCTCCTCAACCTCCAGTCCGCATACATTAAGGATGACCGGGACCTGCACATTTTTAAGGACTGCCAGAACCGGGTCCGGTCGATGGCGCTGGTGCACGAAAAGCTCTACAGGTCCGAGTCCCTGTCCAAGATCGACTTCGGCGAATACGTCCGCAGCCTCGCAGGCACGCTGTACAACTCGTACGGGGCCACCCAGGAACAGATCCGCTTCGACCTCGACATCAAAGACATCTTCCTCGACGTCGACGCTGCCATCCACTGCGGGCTGCTGGTCAACGAGATCATCTCCAACTCGTTCAAGCACGCCTTTCCGGGGGGCAGAAAAGGCAGAGTGTGGGTGAATATGAAAGAGGATGCCAGAGGGATCGACATGGTCATCGGGGACGATGGAGTAGGCCTGCCTGAAGACATGGACATCTATAACACGGGCACACTGGGCATCCAGCTGGTCACATCACTGGCAGCCCAGATAGGGGGAGACCTGACACTCGACCGGAGCAATGGAACAGTGTACCGGATCAGGTTCAACCCGCAAAAGTAA
- a CDS encoding PUA domain-containing protein, with product MLERLRTIADYQFGKGAGEALFPEGVKFILSRTGRVRQIVLGNRRIATVRANDGFLILSAYGGERLKPVLPFPQKRVIMNDDAAPFVAKGKTAFCKFVLDCDPEIRAMEEILLVDKDDNFLATGQALLSAAEIKAFKRGTAVHVRYAVKGKDMGAEPAE from the coding sequence ATGCTCGAGAGACTCAGGACCATCGCGGATTATCAGTTTGGTAAAGGGGCAGGTGAAGCTCTTTTCCCCGAAGGGGTGAAATTTATCTTGTCCCGGACGGGCAGGGTGCGCCAGATTGTTCTGGGTAACCGGCGCATCGCCACAGTCCGGGCTAACGACGGGTTCCTGATCCTGAGCGCCTACGGCGGGGAGAGGCTCAAGCCAGTGCTCCCGTTCCCGCAGAAGCGGGTCATCATGAACGACGATGCCGCGCCCTTCGTGGCGAAAGGCAAGACTGCCTTCTGCAAATTCGTCCTCGACTGCGACCCCGAGATAAGGGCGATGGAAGAGATACTGCTCGTGGACAAGGACGACAACTTCCTCGCCACCGGCCAGGCGCTGCTCTCTGCGGCGGAGATCAAGGCCTTTAAGAGAGGCACCGCAGTCCACGTCCGGTACGCGGTAAAAGGCAAGGACATGGGCGCCGAGCCTGCCGAATAA
- a CDS encoding winged helix-turn-helix transcriptional regulator — protein sequence MRSMRKPYLFEALLLVLLVVLLGAMYLLIATTPENVTGWSFQGTDRVQYMTVGENDTLYAFRSDGIYAIDRDGDLVWDYHVPPQWKILNTWDRSAAGTAGTPRSGSTIESYPVSDTEAGNLYVLALPNVTAESLKLQYYQNRSPYIALDSAVLSISEKGTLQWELPITLMVPSADVLSIADLNQLVLTRPVAIQASGDRVYVFHDYTETVVDTAGQVLFELTGVAAPASVDEEGHIFIVRAQEPSTPRANDPGYMIPSGIVEGYDQSGQHIWTRDVHENVIPQYLAEDIWQEFNSLPLYKNHTLYVPLDNGIVALDSMGRTLWWKYLPGGPYVMFELMPVDDEGNVYMRSVNPATSSSSYLFVIGPDGWSHYAPSLYVDQYDSLRHTAAKNGIVYNIDRTSFNQVRSLHDLQTLMVTAYDVKNSTSLWHYVLPLQYRTEVLLNSSNVNDIMKGMYASYPAAYSNPAAAGTTGKALKPAGWPEISIYPGNDVVYINFRSTNYEGPIVLNKSRAVFSSGIYALDNDGKLVWDKALSAPVTSATANNSTIYYATGDGRIFGTTVNTVVGGIALLAIGAVLFKFLGFGTVARARNRLDKNDNRNAVLQYIVRNPGCTAVDIGKDMGLNVGTIRYHLLILTINHKIVEHKDDKYLRYFTNSNSYSMAERTIISLMKREPMWRVLSALAEKPGMSNVEISREMNISTGAASRHMTELFQKGIVTKTPMDDRGFAYAIKDEYKEYVLRMIERL from the coding sequence ATGAGATCGATGAGGAAACCCTATCTATTTGAGGCGCTATTGTTAGTGCTCCTCGTCGTTCTGCTCGGGGCCATGTACCTGTTGATCGCGACTACTCCCGAGAACGTGACCGGATGGTCATTCCAGGGCACGGACCGGGTACAGTACATGACCGTCGGGGAGAACGATACGCTCTATGCCTTCAGGAGCGACGGCATCTACGCCATAGATCGCGACGGCGACCTCGTCTGGGACTACCACGTTCCTCCACAGTGGAAAATCTTGAACACATGGGACCGGTCTGCTGCCGGCACGGCCGGCACTCCGAGGTCTGGCTCGACCATCGAGTCCTACCCGGTGTCCGACACGGAAGCAGGCAACCTCTATGTGCTCGCCCTCCCTAACGTAACTGCAGAGAGCCTCAAGCTCCAGTACTACCAGAACAGGTCCCCCTACATAGCGCTCGACTCCGCGGTACTCTCGATCTCCGAAAAAGGCACGCTCCAGTGGGAGCTGCCGATCACTCTCATGGTGCCCTCGGCCGACGTGCTGAGCATCGCTGACCTCAACCAGTTAGTCCTGACCCGGCCCGTGGCCATTCAGGCCTCGGGAGACCGGGTGTACGTGTTCCACGACTACACGGAAACGGTAGTCGACACAGCCGGCCAGGTGCTCTTCGAGCTGACCGGCGTGGCCGCCCCGGCCTCAGTGGATGAAGAGGGCCACATCTTCATCGTCCGTGCCCAGGAGCCTTCGACTCCCCGGGCTAATGACCCCGGCTACATGATACCCTCGGGCATCGTCGAGGGGTACGATCAGAGCGGCCAGCACATATGGACCCGGGACGTACACGAAAACGTGATCCCGCAGTACCTGGCAGAGGACATCTGGCAGGAATTCAACTCTCTGCCGCTCTACAAGAATCACACTCTCTACGTACCGCTCGACAACGGCATCGTAGCCCTCGACAGCATGGGCCGGACCCTGTGGTGGAAATACCTCCCCGGCGGCCCGTACGTGATGTTCGAGCTGATGCCCGTGGACGACGAAGGGAACGTGTACATGAGGAGCGTCAACCCCGCGACCTCGTCGAGTTCCTACCTGTTCGTCATCGGGCCGGACGGATGGTCGCACTACGCGCCCTCGCTGTACGTCGACCAGTACGACAGCCTCAGACACACCGCAGCAAAGAACGGCATCGTCTACAACATCGACCGGACCTCGTTCAACCAGGTCAGGAGCCTGCATGACCTGCAGACCCTGATGGTCACCGCCTACGATGTGAAAAACAGCACCTCCCTCTGGCACTATGTGCTGCCCCTGCAGTACAGGACGGAAGTGCTGCTCAACAGCAGCAACGTCAACGACATCATGAAGGGCATGTACGCCAGCTATCCCGCCGCGTATTCGAACCCGGCAGCAGCAGGCACCACTGGTAAGGCTCTCAAGCCCGCCGGCTGGCCCGAGATCAGCATCTACCCGGGCAACGACGTGGTCTACATCAACTTCCGCAGCACCAACTATGAAGGGCCGATCGTGCTCAACAAGTCCCGGGCAGTCTTCTCCAGCGGCATCTACGCTTTAGATAATGATGGCAAACTGGTCTGGGATAAGGCGCTGAGCGCACCGGTGACCTCAGCAACCGCCAACAACAGCACAATCTACTATGCCACCGGAGACGGCAGGATCTTCGGCACCACCGTCAACACCGTAGTAGGCGGCATAGCCCTGCTCGCCATCGGAGCGGTCCTCTTCAAGTTCCTCGGCTTCGGCACCGTCGCCCGGGCCAGAAACCGGCTGGACAAGAACGACAACCGGAATGCTGTCCTGCAGTACATCGTCCGCAACCCCGGCTGCACCGCAGTAGACATCGGCAAAGACATGGGCCTCAACGTGGGCACGATACGCTACCATTTATTGATTCTGACGATCAACCACAAGATCGTGGAGCATAAGGATGACAAGTACCTCCGGTACTTCACCAACTCCAACAGCTACAGCATGGCAGAGCGCACCATCATCTCCCTCATGAAGAGAGAGCCCATGTGGCGGGTGCTGTCAGCGCTGGCCGAGAAGCCGGGAATGTCCAACGTAGAAATTTCGAGGGAGATGAACATCTCCACCGGCGCCGCCAGCAGGCACATGACCGAGCTGTTCCAGAAGGGGATCGTTACTAAGACTCCGATGGACGACCGCGGGTTCGCCTACGCTATCAAGGATGAGTACAAAGAGTATGTGCTCCGGATGATCGAAAGGCTATAA
- a CDS encoding winged helix-turn-helix domain-containing protein, whose product MLTCDSNTIAALCHANPHRFCRLRPIAEITIDSADVPGITNAEIARELDLPDSLISRYLKELLEKGIVEKPGSGSAYQLTDMCQTTISRVAELL is encoded by the coding sequence TTGCTAACGTGTGACAGCAACACGATCGCTGCACTGTGCCATGCCAATCCTCACAGATTCTGCAGATTAAGACCGATAGCAGAGATAACGATCGATTCCGCGGATGTACCCGGCATCACCAACGCTGAGATCGCCCGGGAACTGGACCTGCCCGACAGCCTGATCAGCCGGTACCTGAAAGAGTTGCTGGAGAAGGGTATCGTGGAGAAGCCGGGGAGCGGTAGTGCTTACCAGCTTACCGATATGTGCCAGACCACTATCAGCAGGGTAGCAGAATTGCTCTGA